The Terriglobus tenax genome contains a region encoding:
- a CDS encoding DUF3108 domain-containing protein: MNLSAHFAAVFLALCLPCCCSGQDAVAASSAAVVPDGSVLALGDSCYTITSKQDGAERSVGAVFQRIQRQDMNGVDVLAVIVHQHLSSGKFDMRDSFLLRRKDLRPIRLDTERNGAPHVHLDYAAHRISGWKMVNGVKEPIDLALDGPVWDGNLWGVTFAALPLKAGGDYRIPTYQYDSGKGTFLVTVKETRKIEIPTGVADAWVLEAGLKADERVEYLVGKNPPRDLGYLAGPMSQHIGGDCSGIH; encoded by the coding sequence ATGAATCTTTCTGCTCATTTTGCCGCTGTATTTCTCGCGCTGTGCCTGCCGTGCTGCTGTTCGGGGCAGGATGCGGTTGCCGCGTCCAGTGCAGCGGTCGTTCCGGATGGTTCAGTGTTGGCGCTGGGCGATTCGTGTTACACGATTACCTCAAAGCAGGATGGGGCAGAGCGGTCAGTTGGCGCGGTGTTCCAGCGCATTCAACGCCAAGACATGAACGGTGTCGATGTATTAGCCGTCATCGTGCATCAGCATCTTTCCAGCGGCAAGTTCGACATGCGTGACAGCTTTCTTCTGCGCAGAAAAGACCTTCGTCCAATTCGCCTGGATACGGAGCGCAATGGAGCGCCACATGTTCATCTGGATTATGCTGCGCATCGCATCTCGGGATGGAAGATGGTGAATGGAGTCAAAGAACCTATCGACCTTGCATTGGATGGCCCTGTATGGGATGGGAATCTCTGGGGTGTCACCTTTGCGGCACTGCCGCTGAAGGCAGGTGGTGACTATCGGATTCCGACTTACCAATATGACAGTGGGAAGGGTACGTTTCTTGTCACTGTGAAGGAAACAAGAAAGATCGAGATCCCCACGGGTGTTGCGGATGCCTGGGTGCTCGAAGCTGGTTTGAAGGCCGACGAGCGTGTTGAGTATCTGGTCGGCAAGAACCCGCCTAGAGATCTTGGATATCTGGCCGGACCTATGTCGCAGCATATAGGTGGAGACTGTAGCGGCATTCACTAG
- a CDS encoding VOC family protein, whose product MFLHDPETATNVRQAVTNVRDASSGLNHAAGQADLLVSDLQSRQLGVKVDQTMATVQNAATNLDMTSQQVRQTVSGPSRATRTKTFAWSPTCPPGSFIYPPPYGWLSMKGDTTPRKLNGILPHRKAVHQAIWAAVGKSGHPCAVSIGHGAMDSRNNLSGSKHKPTHNAVASGAQTRSVSLIVKNADDVYVRAKSAGAEVVEPIEDKPFGGRGFACLDLEGHIWHVLTYDPWAPQ is encoded by the coding sequence GTGTTCCTGCACGACCCGGAGACGGCGACCAACGTCCGACAGGCAGTTACCAATGTCAGGGACGCGTCCTCCGGGTTAAACCATGCAGCAGGGCAGGCCGACCTGCTCGTCTCCGATCTTCAGTCGAGACAGCTTGGCGTAAAGGTCGATCAGACCATGGCAACCGTTCAGAATGCTGCCACCAATCTGGATATGACATCACAGCAGGTTCGGCAAACCGTATCCGGGCCATCGAGAGCTACAAGAACGAAAACGTTCGCGTGGTCGCCTACCTGTCCGCCAGGGTCGTTTATCTATCCGCCACCATATGGCTGGCTGTCAATGAAGGGTGATACCACTCCTCGCAAGTTGAACGGTATTCTGCCTCACCGCAAGGCGGTGCACCAGGCTATTTGGGCGGCTGTAGGTAAGAGCGGGCATCCTTGCGCCGTTTCCATTGGGCACGGAGCAATGGATTCCAGAAACAATCTTTCTGGCAGTAAGCATAAGCCCACTCATAATGCTGTTGCGAGCGGCGCACAGACCCGCAGTGTGAGCCTGATCGTGAAGAACGCGGATGACGTTTATGTGCGAGCCAAGAGCGCCGGAGCCGAGGTGGTGGAGCCTATTGAGGACAAGCCATTCGGTGGCCGCGGCTTCGCTTGCCTCGATCTGGAAGGCCATATCTGGCACGTACTGACATACGATCCGTGGGCGCCGCAGTAA
- a CDS encoding TetR/AcrR family transcriptional regulator translates to MQEHAGDAFAFFDPNHEIVCVVHRSGNRIQGAVKFACEPPRRRRSRQERKTQTRASLIETGRRHILREGLGDAAAERIAEEAGFSRGAFYGNFTDKEDLFLTIVRDDQEKRFSVFRTILESDEPVESLLKRLREALADRVTDPEWIILEAEFEAGALRSEKMRQTYIELYRAMLKDGRRILKKLAQQPGIQFTLPPNEFLMAMLSFAHGLAVSQRLLGSEISVKGTRKLICSIFDRLLTTK, encoded by the coding sequence GTGCAGGAACACGCCGGCGACGCCTTTGCCTTCTTTGATCCCAACCACGAGATCGTTTGCGTTGTTCACCGTAGTGGTAACCGCATCCAGGGTGCCGTTAAGTTTGCCTGCGAACCGCCCCGGAGAAGGCGCTCCCGTCAGGAGCGCAAGACACAGACGCGCGCCAGCCTCATCGAGACGGGGCGGCGCCACATTCTGCGCGAGGGACTCGGAGATGCTGCTGCGGAGCGTATCGCTGAAGAAGCAGGATTTTCCCGGGGTGCATTCTACGGCAACTTCACCGACAAAGAGGATCTCTTTCTCACCATCGTGCGGGACGATCAGGAAAAGCGGTTCAGCGTGTTCCGAACGATCCTTGAAAGCGATGAACCCGTGGAGAGCCTCTTGAAGCGTCTTCGCGAAGCGCTGGCGGATCGGGTCACAGACCCGGAATGGATCATCCTGGAAGCGGAATTTGAGGCTGGCGCGTTACGCAGCGAGAAGATGCGCCAGACCTACATCGAGCTGTACCGCGCCATGCTGAAGGATGGGCGGCGGATCCTCAAGAAACTGGCTCAACAACCTGGCATCCAATTCACCCTGCCTCCGAACGAGTTCCTGATGGCGATGCTTAGCTTTGCCCATGGCCTGGCCGTCAGCCAACGCCTGCTTGGATCGGAGATCTCCGTCAAGGGGACCCGCAAGCTGATCTGTTCCATCTTCGATCGACTGCTTACGACGAAGTAG
- a CDS encoding L,D-transpeptidase: MYGSRIEFSLTSSRESAMETMGFRQTRREVLLGGAKCALLFWSYPRNLRAQATVQGIDRFSDAVQSLKPGEFLWAPSIAPSGPVLAIVSLPSQRCYVYRNGVLIGISTVSTGKVGHETPTGVFTVLQKQVHHKSNLYDSAPMPYMQRLTWSGVAMHAGNLPGFPASHGCVRMPMAFAKLLYATTALGMTVVITKLDEVPRIAPTPDLLQSEASTAKAEDGAWIWLPEKSTSGPVSLILSGDDRRLIVLRNGILIGSSPVTIAGEITETAAYSLTQVDAKGFHWMQLPLPGENWVGSKELSDSERRRVRIPDAFRALLDGELTPGVTLVVTTDSLRAGATGRSLTVLEAQP, translated from the coding sequence ATGTATGGATCTCGGATAGAATTTTCGCTAACTAGCTCACGCGAATCGGCAATGGAGACAATGGGATTTCGGCAAACACGACGTGAGGTCCTGCTTGGAGGCGCGAAGTGCGCCCTGCTTTTCTGGAGTTACCCTCGCAATTTGCGGGCTCAGGCAACCGTGCAGGGTATCGATCGCTTCTCCGACGCGGTGCAAAGCCTGAAGCCGGGAGAGTTCCTTTGGGCGCCATCCATCGCCCCCTCCGGACCGGTTTTGGCCATAGTCAGCCTGCCGTCGCAACGGTGTTATGTCTATAGGAATGGCGTGCTCATCGGGATTTCCACTGTATCTACTGGCAAGGTGGGCCATGAAACTCCTACAGGTGTCTTCACCGTTCTCCAGAAGCAGGTCCATCACAAATCCAACCTCTACGACTCGGCGCCTATGCCCTACATGCAGCGGCTCACCTGGTCGGGCGTGGCAATGCACGCAGGCAATCTTCCCGGTTTTCCCGCTTCCCATGGATGCGTCCGGATGCCCATGGCTTTTGCAAAGCTGCTGTATGCCACGACAGCGCTAGGAATGACGGTCGTGATTACGAAACTGGACGAAGTTCCGAGAATCGCGCCCACGCCGGACCTGCTTCAGAGTGAAGCTTCTACGGCAAAGGCGGAGGATGGTGCTTGGATCTGGCTGCCGGAGAAGTCGACGAGTGGTCCAGTCTCGCTCATTCTCAGTGGCGACGATCGCAGATTGATCGTTCTTCGCAATGGGATACTGATTGGATCTTCTCCTGTAACGATTGCCGGAGAGATCACAGAGACCGCAGCGTATAGCTTGACACAGGTCGATGCCAAAGGATTTCACTGGATGCAGCTGCCCCTGCCTGGAGAGAACTGGGTTGGGAGCAAAGAACTGAGCGACTCCGAACGTCGTCGCGTTCGCATCCCAGATGCGTTTCGCGCGCTGCTGGACGGTGAACTCACCCCAGGGGTGACGCTGGTAGTGACGACGGACTCCCTTCGAGCCGGTGCTACCGGCCGCAGCCTGACGGTGTTGGAGGCGCAACCCTGA
- a CDS encoding alcohol dehydrogenase catalytic domain-containing protein — protein MRAVQLKRVGELVQAEVPKPNIAAGQALLRVTAAGICQTDVHIRRSTKQMIPDGTVLGHEIAGEIIDIANDVQGVSSAITSWFIRSGPAESVVCVLG, from the coding sequence ATGCGGGCGGTCCAACTCAAACGTGTCGGTGAGCTCGTTCAGGCCGAGGTGCCAAAGCCAAATATCGCTGCGGGGCAGGCCCTGCTCCGCGTGACCGCGGCAGGCATCTGCCAGACCGATGTCCACATTCGTCGCTCGACCAAGCAGATGATTCCGGATGGAACGGTGCTTGGCCACGAGATCGCTGGCGAGATCATCGATATAGCCAACGATGTACAGGGGGTTTCGTCTGCGATCACGTCGTGGTTTATCCGGTCTGGTCCTGCGGAGTCTGTCGTATGTGTATTGGGGTAG
- a CDS encoding SDR family oxidoreductase, with the protein MGAPTKYKLFCHPSGVVLVTNLVLFLASDESSFITGTEHIIDGGMTAQ; encoded by the coding sequence ATGGGGGCTCCTACGAAATACAAACTGTTTTGTCACCCATCGGGGGTGGTCTTAGTGACCAATCTTGTGCTATTTCTCGCGTCGGACGAATCTTCGTTCATCACGGGAACGGAACATATCATCGACGGCGGCATGACGGCCCAATAA
- a CDS encoding universal stress protein produces the protein MKYREGWLKERIGTILLATDFHQNSRLALGYAAILAHHFQRELVVLHAFEFGPHGKTVEVLNHVPSREGRNAEEG, from the coding sequence ATGAAATACCGCGAAGGATGGCTGAAAGAGCGCATCGGGACAATATTATTGGCGACGGACTTCCATCAAAATTCCCGTTTGGCGCTCGGTTACGCGGCCATCCTTGCTCACCATTTCCAGAGGGAACTTGTGGTGTTGCATGCGTTTGAATTCGGGCCTCATGGAAAGACCGTAGAAGTTCTGAATCACGTGCCAAGTAGGGAAGGGCGAAATGCTGAAGAAGGATAA
- a CDS encoding helix-turn-helix domain-containing protein, translating to MTKKQHLDRESVQRSWVKPHFHNLNSSGEVLDCLIAETNLEDAYVEMAKPYPALVERHILLVRDDAVCAKLDWTINGRRKTDAYVSGDLILNPAGLTTFPRWDKRVKLHLLAIRPESLKRAAEQMDMTSKVELIPHYGFRDRLLAQLIQTVVSEFSQPYPDLLYAETMAHATMAHLLKTSANNVKPTKDLKGKLSARTLQSVAEYMQANLSRRVSLEELAAIAQLSTVHFARLFRQTTGRPPHQWLLEQRLRQAEKLLIAKTLTISEIATQTGFSDQSHLTRAFRRSRGMTPSHFRSH from the coding sequence ATGACGAAAAAACAGCATCTTGATCGAGAGAGCGTTCAGCGCTCATGGGTTAAGCCTCACTTTCACAATCTCAACAGCAGTGGGGAAGTGCTGGATTGCCTTATCGCGGAAACGAACCTGGAAGACGCGTACGTCGAGATGGCCAAGCCATATCCTGCGCTGGTTGAGCGCCACATTCTTCTCGTTCGCGATGATGCGGTTTGCGCGAAACTTGACTGGACAATCAACGGTCGGAGAAAGACAGATGCTTATGTCAGTGGCGATCTCATCCTGAATCCTGCAGGGCTAACCACCTTTCCCCGATGGGACAAGAGAGTGAAGCTCCATCTGCTGGCCATCCGTCCGGAATCTCTTAAGCGCGCAGCAGAGCAGATGGATATGACGTCGAAGGTAGAGCTTATACCGCACTATGGCTTTCGCGATCGCTTGTTGGCTCAACTTATACAAACGGTTGTCAGCGAGTTCTCCCAGCCATACCCAGACCTCCTGTACGCCGAGACAATGGCCCATGCAACAATGGCACATCTGTTGAAGACATCAGCAAACAATGTGAAGCCAACGAAGGATTTGAAGGGCAAGCTTTCGGCCCGAACCCTGCAATCCGTGGCCGAATATATGCAAGCCAATCTTAGCCGTCGCGTCTCGTTGGAAGAACTCGCAGCCATCGCACAACTAAGTACAGTTCACTTTGCACGCCTGTTCAGGCAGACCACTGGGCGACCTCCCCATCAATGGCTTCTCGAACAACGGCTTCGACAAGCCGAGAAATTATTGATCGCAAAAACTCTGACCATCTCTGAGATAGCCACGCAAACGGGTTTCTCCGATCAGAGTCACCTCACACGCGCCTTCCGGAGATCGCGTGGAATGACCCCCTCTCACTTCCGCTCTCATTGA
- a CDS encoding LssY C-terminal domain-containing protein, with the protein MRRIAARLWNHRRIEGVSYRVSLIAFMFTAAGHVNAQEPRITRLIVEKKAGQVDGKAMATVLGPAGKKGEITPQERTGSIASHVVQAWPIMSGHGALLLLSPVKQGQPYRLRYYQLDEGKGRLLGLIPFSNAVMVESLDTRAWAFAISGTDPSTNRPITFAGDINAIHARLENTSDPHFSGESVSFRVANETRTLPTEKLLGWRAVKNIYSLPAGSSQAMYLQIFPNGTSATAGENSVEHGRWMSDGVMVHIASPAGKEAVWQLDKLQTVTGMQAESRLTVRLLEPLSSRTSRKGTPVKAVLLSPGIYQNRILIPQGSEFDGSVVEVHGVGWGIKHESAALTVHFDSIRFADGRTLAVDARVLKVENSREEVTTAGKIQGIRSTGTLGHTAENQINSLAQIDPIAYIFTSASGPAVLGFAEPEILYGAGTELDIAFNKPLITDKAYDPRVPSMKLPEERANELGGVVQNLPFRTETESSHIPSDITNLIFVGTPDALRRSFEAAGWTSADSLTAAATFQTVKTLAGNQTYTQAPMSVLTLDGKKPLFTLQKTTNTFSSRHHLRVFPTGQTFDGQPVLTASSTQDIGIAFSYRQKTFIHVIDQYLDNERSKVINDLEFTGCVAGVRMLPRPWVPQDAYNSTGDRLRTDGNVAVLHMDDCVTPYRTPTTPATRASLFERSERNTMLTIKDTLYRGNLIYTGISGGIKIHHYLSTQGELGEDVGNWRKSDASGTEYRMTGTAGLQSSDRLSLNGRLSPESQRELDAAAQALITAHKWDPPHYEIALNLGYSSYRNNTLESTALILQSSDSAKPLYGLGLADGVFDGWAAGVSLTINSWNWISNEFSYMRQQTKFDLVGVTVSSDPSQEAPIDAQTVGLVTRRFAYNTIFNLRPRTSRWRPYISAGPAFQLLALSDAPLKKPAGVFKLGLANIGLLKAAFDFGNTPPLDGGGVFQFGLQYGGGIKYRVTPRFMVRGDYGETWSPNPKIIRDSYLGYIPDGVDDTYTMSVTNVHPPGRFIQQRATVGFAFTF; encoded by the coding sequence TTGAGAAGAATTGCGGCCCGGCTTTGGAATCATCGGCGGATTGAGGGAGTATCGTATCGTGTATCGCTGATTGCCTTTATGTTCACTGCGGCAGGGCATGTCAACGCTCAGGAACCACGCATTACGAGATTGATCGTGGAGAAAAAGGCTGGGCAGGTCGATGGCAAGGCCATGGCCACGGTGCTGGGGCCAGCCGGAAAAAAGGGAGAGATAACACCGCAGGAGAGGACTGGGAGCATTGCGAGCCATGTCGTGCAAGCGTGGCCCATCATGAGCGGACACGGGGCGCTATTGTTGCTCTCTCCGGTAAAGCAAGGGCAACCATATCGACTTCGCTACTACCAGTTGGATGAAGGTAAGGGGCGCTTGCTCGGTTTGATTCCGTTTTCTAATGCCGTGATGGTTGAATCCCTCGATACACGGGCTTGGGCTTTTGCCATCAGCGGGACAGATCCCTCGACGAATCGGCCGATAACTTTTGCTGGAGACATCAATGCCATTCATGCGCGACTGGAAAATACTTCCGATCCGCATTTCTCAGGCGAGTCCGTCTCGTTTCGAGTGGCTAATGAGACCAGGACTCTGCCGACAGAGAAGCTCTTAGGCTGGCGGGCTGTAAAAAATATCTATTCGTTGCCAGCAGGGTCTTCGCAAGCGATGTACCTGCAGATTTTTCCGAATGGCACTTCCGCCACCGCGGGCGAGAACTCCGTAGAGCATGGCCGATGGATGAGCGATGGCGTGATGGTTCATATCGCTTCTCCGGCTGGAAAGGAAGCCGTATGGCAACTCGACAAGCTTCAAACAGTCACAGGCATGCAAGCCGAGAGCAGATTAACAGTACGCCTGCTCGAGCCACTCTCGTCGCGGACCTCCAGAAAAGGAACTCCGGTAAAAGCAGTCTTGCTCTCACCCGGCATCTACCAAAACAGGATTCTGATTCCACAGGGCAGCGAGTTTGATGGAAGCGTGGTTGAAGTACATGGCGTCGGATGGGGAATCAAACACGAATCGGCTGCCCTCACGGTTCATTTTGACTCCATCCGGTTCGCTGACGGGCGAACATTAGCGGTTGACGCACGCGTCCTAAAGGTGGAGAACTCGCGCGAGGAGGTCACAACAGCTGGAAAAATCCAGGGCATCCGCTCCACGGGTACCTTGGGACATACGGCTGAGAATCAGATCAACTCCCTCGCACAGATCGATCCCATCGCCTATATCTTCACGAGCGCCTCGGGGCCTGCGGTGCTCGGCTTCGCCGAACCAGAGATCCTCTACGGTGCCGGCACTGAACTCGATATTGCGTTCAACAAACCACTCATCACCGACAAGGCATACGATCCGCGGGTTCCATCTATGAAGCTTCCAGAGGAGCGCGCAAACGAATTAGGCGGGGTTGTTCAGAATCTTCCATTTCGCACGGAAACAGAGAGTAGCCATATACCATCCGACATCACAAATCTCATCTTTGTCGGCACCCCGGATGCACTGCGCCGCTCTTTTGAGGCCGCTGGATGGACTTCTGCCGATTCACTCACAGCGGCCGCGACGTTCCAAACGGTAAAGACGCTTGCTGGAAATCAGACCTATACCCAGGCACCCATGTCGGTTCTAACTCTGGATGGCAAAAAACCACTGTTCACGCTGCAGAAGACGACGAACACATTTTCATCGCGACACCATCTTCGCGTATTCCCAACCGGGCAGACCTTCGATGGCCAACCCGTCCTGACCGCATCTTCAACCCAGGACATCGGTATTGCGTTTTCTTATAGGCAGAAGACATTTATTCACGTCATCGATCAGTACCTCGATAACGAGCGATCCAAGGTGATCAACGATCTTGAGTTCACTGGATGTGTCGCAGGCGTCAGGATGCTTCCTCGCCCATGGGTACCGCAAGATGCCTACAACTCAACCGGCGACCGCTTACGGACGGATGGGAATGTGGCCGTGCTGCACATGGATGATTGCGTCACGCCATATAGAACCCCGACAACACCGGCTACGCGAGCATCCCTCTTTGAGCGCAGCGAACGCAACACCATGCTCACGATTAAAGACACCCTTTATCGCGGAAATCTGATCTATACGGGAATCTCCGGTGGCATAAAAATTCACCACTACCTGTCGACACAAGGAGAGCTCGGCGAAGATGTTGGCAACTGGCGGAAGAGCGACGCATCTGGAACTGAGTATCGGATGACCGGCACCGCGGGGCTGCAATCTTCCGACAGACTATCCCTGAATGGAAGATTGTCGCCGGAGAGTCAGCGGGAGTTGGATGCTGCCGCTCAGGCCTTGATAACGGCCCATAAGTGGGACCCACCTCACTATGAAATCGCCCTCAATCTCGGATACTCCAGCTACAGAAACAATACCCTGGAAAGCACGGCTCTCATCCTTCAGTCGAGTGATTCCGCAAAGCCTCTTTATGGCCTTGGGCTCGCTGATGGAGTCTTTGACGGATGGGCAGCGGGCGTATCGTTGACGATCAACAGTTGGAACTGGATATCGAACGAATTCTCGTACATGCGGCAACAGACCAAGTTTGACCTTGTTGGCGTTACAGTTTCCTCCGATCCTTCGCAGGAAGCTCCGATCGATGCACAAACCGTCGGCCTGGTGACACGACGATTTGCCTACAATACGATCTTCAACCTCCGCCCCAGAACCTCGCGGTGGCGTCCCTACATCTCTGCTGGCCCAGCATTTCAACTCCTTGCTCTCTCCGATGCTCCACTGAAGAAGCCTGCTGGGGTCTTCAAGCTTGGCTTGGCTAACATCGGGCTACTGAAAGCTGCCTTCGATTTCGGAAACACTCCTCCGCTGGACGGCGGGGGCGTCTTCCAGTTCGGCCTTCAATATGGTGGGGGGATCAAGTATCGGGTCACGCCGCGATTCATGGTCCGAGGTGACTATGGTGAAACCTGGAGCCCCAACCCCAAGATCATACGCGACAGCTATCTCGGCTATATTCCGGATGGAGTGGACGATACGTACACAATGAGCGTCACCAACGTCCATCCGCCAGGAAGATTCATCCAGCAGAGAGCAACTGTAGGATTCGCATTTACGTTCTAG
- a CDS encoding SDR family oxidoreductase yields MAEKKLDGKVAIVAGGAKNLGGLISRSLAAQGAKVIVHYNSAATKGAADETVAAIKNLGSDAFAIPGDFTKLANVEAVFAEAKKQFGGIDIAVNTIGKVLKKPIVETTEAEFDEMMAINSKTAYLFMREAGKQLNDGGKIVTIVTSLLAAFTGLYSTYAGGKAPVEHFTRAAAKEFGARGISVNNVGPGPMDTPFFYPAETPDSIAYHKSASMNGKLTEIKDIAPIVEFLVTDGWWITGQTIFANGGYTTR; encoded by the coding sequence ATGGCCGAGAAGAAGCTCGATGGAAAGGTCGCTATTGTTGCAGGAGGCGCCAAGAATCTTGGAGGACTCATCAGTCGCTCACTTGCTGCACAGGGCGCGAAGGTTATTGTCCACTACAACAGTGCTGCTACAAAAGGCGCAGCAGACGAGACCGTAGCGGCTATCAAGAACCTTGGATCGGATGCATTTGCCATCCCGGGTGATTTTACGAAGCTTGCCAATGTTGAGGCTGTATTCGCCGAAGCAAAGAAGCAGTTTGGCGGTATTGATATCGCTGTGAATACGATCGGAAAGGTACTAAAGAAGCCGATCGTCGAGACAACGGAAGCAGAGTTCGACGAGATGATGGCGATTAACTCCAAGACCGCCTATCTGTTTATGCGTGAAGCCGGCAAGCAACTCAACGATGGCGGCAAGATCGTGACGATCGTGACCTCGTTATTGGCTGCATTCACCGGGTTGTACTCAACCTATGCTGGAGGTAAGGCGCCAGTCGAGCACTTTACTCGCGCCGCAGCAAAGGAGTTCGGTGCCCGCGGCATATCCGTGAATAACGTAGGCCCCGGCCCTATGGATACTCCGTTCTTCTATCCAGCGGAGACGCCGGATTCGATCGCTTACCATAAATCCGCTTCCATGAATGGCAAGCTCACAGAGATCAAGGACATTGCTCCAATTGTCGAATTTCTCGTGACAGACGGCTGGTGGATCACCGGACAAACCATATTTGCCAATGGTGGATACACAACACGCTAA
- a CDS encoding diguanylate cyclase encodes MNKLSFLSALATMALSALASGQDQESKKEALSPASPIGHCLSISMSSPLKGISLAQAVLSSRDSPLETQIRAFDCMAHAEVILGKSDAAREDEGRALHLLNSSHLSEPFRANILSNAGGVFTALGDSSRAIELFEAASTLAKQQNLPMIQVAVLMNLASLYSETLDEPATADRYFSQAIQLAKPLHRDDVYMYFNYGFNLAQLKKYAEADSIFMQVIDLSQGNPNLEGVRYRAKSQQAIILLAEGRVTQALALLHDAIPELRRLSDIEGEARALLSLADIQSSRGYKREALRSAQRALRLSEQSKFTRGRIEAMHLLVRIYLAMNLPRKALGFSERLHALEIADLKQHNYRGIVSLEAELHNQASEYENKQLQAQLEIRTLEIKRGNLIRNGLIGALSATLALGCAFYFYHRHIRRTLQALSTTDSLTGLLNRRGIKRHLAEYQDGDAPQTDKQMALLLIDTDDFKRINDKYRHSAGDLVLSQLAKLLQDACRAEDLLARWGGEEFLIRTWPTDVQDATAMVERLRSLVEKRAFTISDGVELSVTISIGFVLYPLFPGGADRGWRDALHLADLALYAAKDAGRNAWVGIWGVTLDSEITAKAIASNIRKAEEAGQIKITSSRPLVWEDP; translated from the coding sequence ATGAACAAATTAAGCTTCTTGTCTGCACTTGCAACGATGGCACTGTCCGCTCTAGCTTCTGGACAGGATCAGGAGAGCAAGAAGGAAGCCCTTTCACCTGCGTCCCCGATTGGGCATTGCCTCTCAATATCGATGTCCTCCCCATTGAAAGGGATATCGCTAGCACAAGCCGTTTTGAGTAGCAGGGACTCTCCGCTAGAGACACAAATCCGCGCATTCGATTGCATGGCTCATGCTGAGGTCATTCTAGGTAAATCGGATGCGGCGCGCGAAGATGAGGGACGCGCACTTCATCTCTTGAATTCATCCCATCTTTCGGAACCGTTTCGAGCCAACATTCTGTCAAACGCAGGAGGCGTATTTACAGCGTTAGGTGATTCCTCTCGTGCAATAGAATTGTTCGAGGCGGCCAGCACTCTAGCCAAGCAGCAGAATCTTCCAATGATTCAAGTGGCAGTGCTGATGAATCTGGCATCGCTCTATAGCGAGACTCTCGATGAGCCGGCCACAGCAGATAGGTACTTTAGCCAGGCAATTCAGCTGGCCAAGCCGTTACATCGTGATGACGTCTATATGTATTTCAACTACGGATTCAATCTTGCCCAGTTGAAGAAATATGCCGAAGCTGATTCCATTTTCATGCAGGTCATAGATCTCTCACAGGGTAATCCAAACCTGGAGGGAGTGCGATATAGAGCAAAATCGCAACAGGCTATTATTCTCCTTGCCGAAGGGCGCGTAACGCAGGCGCTGGCACTCTTACATGATGCGATTCCAGAGCTAAGACGATTATCCGATATTGAAGGCGAAGCAAGAGCCCTTCTTTCGCTTGCGGACATTCAGTCATCAAGAGGATATAAGCGAGAAGCATTGCGATCTGCGCAGCGAGCGTTGAGACTGAGTGAGCAAAGCAAATTCACGAGGGGACGCATCGAAGCGATGCACCTTCTAGTTCGAATATATCTGGCGATGAATTTGCCGCGAAAAGCGCTGGGATTCTCCGAAAGGCTGCACGCGCTGGAAATTGCAGACCTCAAACAACATAACTACCGTGGCATTGTTAGTTTAGAGGCTGAACTGCACAATCAAGCCAGTGAATATGAAAACAAACAGCTACAGGCACAACTCGAGATCCGTACGCTTGAAATCAAACGAGGCAATCTTATACGGAATGGTCTGATTGGTGCTCTCTCGGCAACTCTCGCCTTAGGATGCGCATTTTATTTCTATCATCGCCATATCCGTCGCACACTACAGGCTCTAAGCACTACCGATTCATTGACAGGACTGCTCAACCGTCGCGGGATCAAGAGACACCTTGCCGAATATCAGGATGGAGATGCGCCGCAAACTGACAAGCAGATGGCACTTCTCCTAATCGACACAGATGATTTCAAGAGAATCAATGACAAATATAGACACTCGGCTGGAGATCTGGTCTTATCGCAACTCGCGAAACTCCTACAGGATGCTTGCCGTGCAGAGGATCTTCTAGCGCGATGGGGAGGTGAAGAATTTCTTATCCGTACCTGGCCCACCGACGTCCAGGATGCGACCGCAATGGTTGAGAGGCTTCGGTCTCTTGTAGAGAAGCGGGCTTTCACGATTTCAGATGGTGTTGAGCTCTCGGTCACAATTTCAATTGGGTTTGTGCTGTATCCTCTTTTTCCTGGAGGAGCAGATCGAGGATGGCGCGATGCACTGCATCTGGCCGATCTTGCCCTGTATGCTGCCAAGGATGCGGGCCGGAATGCGTGGGTAGGGATATGGGGCGTCACTCTTGATTCGGAAATAACGGCCAAGGCTATCGCCTCCAATATCAGGAAAGCGGAAGAGGCTGGCCAAATCAAAATTACAAGCAGTAGACCGCTCGTATGGGAGGATCCATAA